One genomic segment of Paenibacillus xylanexedens includes these proteins:
- a CDS encoding O-methyltransferase produces MKNINTTNLQHTWTQVDDYMNDLLIPSDSLLEHTLQSNAEAGLPAHDVTPNQGKLLQLLLQIQGASRVLEIGTLGGYSTIWMARALPEHGRIVSLESESHHADLARANLTRAGLMHKVDLRVGPALTTLPDVQEEYREPFDMIFIDADKPSNPDYLRWALRLTRPGSLIIGDNIIREGEVIRTNSTDPRVQGVRSFLQLIADHPRLEATALQTVGSKGYDGFVIARVIDAPEPK; encoded by the coding sequence ATGAAAAATATAAATACGACCAACCTACAGCATACCTGGACTCAAGTTGACGACTACATGAACGATCTGCTGATTCCATCAGATTCCCTGCTGGAACATACACTGCAAAGCAATGCCGAAGCTGGGCTCCCTGCTCATGACGTAACACCAAATCAAGGAAAGTTACTTCAACTCCTGCTGCAAATCCAAGGTGCATCCCGTGTACTTGAAATCGGCACATTGGGTGGATACAGTACCATCTGGATGGCAAGAGCGCTGCCTGAACACGGACGCATCGTCTCACTGGAATCGGAATCACACCATGCAGACTTGGCCCGAGCCAATCTCACACGAGCAGGACTGATGCACAAGGTTGACCTGAGAGTTGGTCCTGCCCTAACCACCCTTCCCGATGTTCAGGAAGAATACAGGGAACCGTTTGATATGATCTTCATCGATGCTGACAAACCGAGTAATCCCGATTATTTGAGATGGGCCCTGCGACTGACTCGGCCGGGAAGTCTTATTATTGGTGATAATATCATCAGGGAAGGTGAAGTGATCCGCACAAACAGTACAGACCCCAGAGTTCAAGGCGTTCGATCATTCCTGCAGTTGATCGCGGATCACCCTCGACTTGAAGCTACAGCACTGCAAACGGTCGGTAGCAAAGGTTACGATGGATTCGTCATTGCTCGTGTGATTGATGCCCCTGAACCAAAATAA